The region CGTTGCTAAAAGCGAGAGCAAACAGCCTTATTTTAGTATCAAAAAGCGCGTTGAGATGGCTAAAATCGCGACGGCAAATTTAAAAAACGTAAGCGTGATTAGCTTTGATAACTTGCTTGTGGATTTTGCAAAAAGCCATGATATAAACATCGTTATACGCGGGCTTCGCGCGGTTAGCGACTTTGAATACGAACTTCAAATCGGCTACGCAAACGCTACTCTTTGGGATGAATTTGAGACGGTTTATCTCATGCCAAGCCTTAAAAACGCCTTTATATCAAGCTCTATCGTGCGTTCTGTTTTAAGACATAACGGCGATGTAAGCAAGCTGGTGCCAAATGAAATTTTAGAAATTTTAAAGGAAAAAAATTAGATGTATATCCTGTTTGAAGGGGTTGATGGAGTAGGTAAAAGTACTC is a window of Campylobacter sp. CCUG 57310 DNA encoding:
- the coaD gene encoding pantetheine-phosphate adenylyltransferase; the encoded protein is MKKSCIYPGTFDPITNGHIDVIKRATKIFDKVIVGVAKSESKQPYFSIKKRVEMAKIATANLKNVSVISFDNLLVDFAKSHDINIVIRGLRAVSDFEYELQIGYANATLWDEFETVYLMPSLKNAFISSSIVRSVLRHNGDVSKLVPNEILEILKEKN